The Elaeis guineensis isolate ETL-2024a chromosome 11, EG11, whole genome shotgun sequence genomic interval ATGTATTTCAAAAAATGAATATGTTAGATCAGTTAAACGAATCGGCACTCCGCTAACTAGATTTTCTGGAGATCTTATAGCTGTGAAAGGAAAATCACTCTACCCATAATCGCAAGATAGAAATCTCGATAACCGATTTTGCAACTCATCTTTCTGGTTGTCAAGATATCATTAGCTTACAATATCATTCTTGACTAACTTGGACTCAATACCCTTAACGCGATAGTCTTCACCCATCATCTGTTAGTTCAGTTTCCAGCAAGAGATAGAGTTGGAGAAATACGTGAAGATCAAATGCTTGCTAACATTATTTTTTGATAGCTGCTAAAATGAAGAAACTAATAGAAGCCTTGCTAATTAAAGTGCTTGACCAAAAAGATGATCCAGAGATCGGCAAAAATCGAGGTGAACCAACTAAACAACTTGTTGCTATTCTATTGAGTGAAAATCCATAGACTATTTAGATCGGATCTCAGTTAAAGTTGGAtttaagagaacaactaatatCTTTTTTCGGACAAATACTGATGCCTTTACCTAGTTGGCTTCAGATATGTCAGGACTTCTGCAAatgttattatatataaattaaatatcgaCTCGAAGCACTGACCAttccaacaaaagaaaaagagtttCGCCCTAAAGAGGCAACAAGCCATAGATAAAGAAGTCGATAAGCTTTTGAAAATAGGGTTCATTAGGAAAGCCTAATATCCAAAGTCAATAGCCAATGTCCTTAtggtcaaaaaggcaaatgaCAAATCGAGGAGTTGTattgactataccgacctcaacaaaCCTTGCCtaaaagatagtttttctctTCCTAGAATAGATCAGCTCATTGATGCCACTTCTAGACACAAACTGATAAGTTTCATGGATGTATTTTCTAGCTATAATTATATCAGAATGACGCCAGAAGATGAAAAAATACTGTCTTTGTCATCGAAAaagatttatattattataaaatgataCCTTTTGGTCTTAAAAATACAGGTGCAACATATCAACATCTGGTCAATAAAGTCTTCAAACAACAAATCGACCATAATATAGAGGTTTATGctgatgatatgctggtgaaaagcatgGAAGCAGATCGATATATAACCAACCTAGAAGAAGCATTTGGGAAACTTTGAAAGTATTAGATGAAACTCAAAACCCAATAAATATGCTTTTGAAGTGACAtcgaaaattttttgaattttttagtgACCTAAAGAGGAATAGAAGCCAATCTCGAGAAAATTTGAGTATTATTTGAAATGAAAACATCCAAATACAATAAAAGATGTACAACAGCTTATCGGATGGATGGCATCACTCAATCGATTAATTTCTAGATCGCTTGAGAAATGTCTTTCTTTCTTCAAAATCTTAAAGTAGATCAAAGATTTCAATGGGATGGATGAATGCCGAACTGTCTTTGATGACCTTAAATTGTACCTCGATTCATCTCCACTATTGTCCAAACCAATTGAAGGTGAGaaattatatgtatatttattGGTCTCACCTAACATTGATAGCTCGATTTTAGTCCAAGAGAATGTAGGATCACAAAAATTCATCTACTATACCAATAAATTGCTATGAGATGCTGAAGTTTAATATTCTAAAGTGAAGAAAATGATCTATGCTCTAATTACATCGATCCGACGACTTCAACCTTTATTTTCNNNNNNNNNNNNNNNNNNNNNNNNNNNNNNNNNNNNNNNNNNNNNNNNNNNNNNNNNNNNNNNNNNNNNNNNNNNNNNNNNNNNNNNNNNNNNNNNNNNNCTCCTCCTCTGAATAAATCTGAAGGTAGGAAGCCGGAGAAATTGTTGTAACTTAACTGAAGGTCGGTCATGGCCGTGAGATTAGACATTTCTCGCGGCAGTTGACCAGATAATTGATTTTGGGAGACCACTAATTCTGATAGGTTCGTCAAGTTGCCCAAGGATGGCGGGATAGAACCCGAGATTTGGTTGTCCGAAATTATCAGATCAGTCAAGTTCACTAGATTTCCTAGTTCATGAGGGATGGTTCCGGAGATTTGATTGCGGTGAAGAGACAAGGATTGCAGCGTGGTCATGTTTCCGAGATAGGAGGGAATGGACCCAGATATCTGGTTGAAGGCGAGGTATAAAACTGCTAGCTGGGTCAACTTTTCGAAACTGGAAGGGATGGGGCCTGTGAGAGAATTGTTGCTGAGAATCAGCTTCTGCAGGTTCCCCAGGTTCCCTAATTCATGGGGGATGGGACCAGTTAATTGATTGTAGAGGAGGTACAATTCGTTTAGCCGCGTCAAGTTTCCAAAGCTAGAAGGAATGGGACCTGTCAGAAGATTAAAAGCGAAATTCAAGTTTTTTAAATTCGCGAGGTTTCCCAGCTCTGGTGGAAGCTCACCGGAGATGCTGTTTTGGTTTATATAGAAAAGGATCAGCTGGCTCAGATTGCCGATCGACGGCGGAATGGGACCGGCAAAACTGTTTTGGCTCAGGCCAAGCAACTCGAGGCTTTCAAGACCCCCTATTTCATCAGGGATGGGTCCCGAGAGCTGGTTTGTGAAGAGGAATAAGGCGAAAAGGTTGGACAAGTTGCCTACACTAGAAGGAATGGACCCCGTCAGATGGTTCATAGACATGCCAAGCTCTCCAAGTTGGACCAGGTTTCCTAGTTCAGGAGGAAGGTTGCCGGAGATTTGGTTTTCCTCGATACACAGTAGGGTCAGCCTCGTTAGATTGCCTAAGGATCGAGGAATGGAACCAGTGAAGTTGTTGGAATTCAAATCTAGCCGGACCAGACTCTTGAGATCGCCTAGTTCACGAGGTATGGGGCCACCTAGTTGGTTGTCAGATAGACGAAGGGTACGGAGACTTGAAAGGTGGCGGATTTCGGCCGGGATGTTTCCAGTGAGCCGATTTTGTTCGAGCCGAAGGTAGGCGAGCCTAGTCCAGTTGGCGAAGATGGCTGGAATGATTTCTCCGGTGAGCTCGTTAGCAGAGAGGTCGAGTTTTACAAGGAGGGAGAGGGTGGCGAACGAGGTGGGGAGGGTACCAGAGAGGCGGTTGTGGGCGAGGTCAAGCGAGACGAGGCCCGAGAGGTTGGCGATGGCCGCAGGGATGGCGCCTGTGAGAAAGTTGCGACGGAGGCTGACGACAGAGAGGGAGGGAAGGGCGGAGAAATCGAAGGCGTCGAGCGTGCCGACCAGGCCGGCTCGCGGGAGGCTGAGCTCGGTGATGCGAGAGTTGGTGCATGTGATGCCGAGCCATGAGCATGGGAAGGCAGTGGTGGAGTTATGGAGGGCTGCCCATGAGTGGAGAGCTCGTAAGGGGTCTTGGAGTGTGGATTTCCAGTGGAGGAGAGCTGTGGTCTCGGATAGTGGAGAGGCTGTTGCTTGTGGAAGagggaggagaagggagagggaggggagaagtaggagaaaggaTGATGAGTATAAGGGGAGTGTGGATTCCATTGATGGTTGTTCGGTGGTGGTGGCGGTGGTAGGGATGCCAGGGGCTTTTAAAGGAGGTGCGAGTGCTGTTCTTTAGcgcccccctctttttttttttttgagttactGGCCGAATGGAAATCCACTGGCTACAGGGGAGAATAAAACACTTCTTTAAGGATTTCATTTGCATGGGTGGTAGTATTTATGTGTTGAAGCTTTTGACCCTGACTCTGCTTTTCGTGGTTGCTTGGAAAAttcgtatatacatatatatatacatacatacatacatatatacatatatgtacacacacacacacacacacacacatatatatatatatatatatgtatgtatgtatgtatgtatatatatataatgtatgtatatacatacatatatatatatacatgtatgtatacatacatacatatatatatatatatatatatatatatatacatacatatatatataatatatatatacatatatacatatatatatatatatgtatgtatgtatatatatatatacatgtatgtatacatacatacatatatatatacatgtatgtatacatacatacatatatatatacatgtatgt includes:
- the LOC105037580 gene encoding uncharacterized protein; amino-acid sequence: MESTLPLYSSSFLLLLPSLSLLLPLPQATASPLSETTALLHWKSTLQDPLRALHSWAALHNSTTAFPCSWLGITCTNSRITELSLPRAGLVGTLDAFDFSALPSLSVVSLRRNFLTGAIPAAIANLSGLVSLDLAHNRLSGTLPTSFATLSLLVKLDLSANELTGEIIPAIFANWTRLAYLRLEQNRLTGNIPAEIRHLSSLRTLRLSDNQLGGPIPRELGDLKSLVRLDLNSNNFTGSIPRSLGNLTRLTLLCIEENQISGNLPPELGNLVQLGELGMSMNHLTGSIPSSVGNLSNLFALFLFTNQLSGPIPDEIGGLESLELLGLSQNSFAGPIPPSIGNLSQLILFYINQNSISGELPPELGNLANLKNLNFAFNLLTGPIPSSFGNLTRLNELYLLYNQLTGPIPHELGNLGNLQKLILSNNSLTGPIPSSFEKLTQLAVLYLAFNQISGSIPSYLGNMTTLQSLSLHRNQISGTIPHELGNLVNLTDLIISDNQISGSIPPSLGNLTNLSELVVSQNQLSGQLPREMSNLTAMTDLQLSYNNFSGFLPSDLFRGGDEDLDGLIADYTGTKLVEELPYVAALWCVGVAVQQH